A genomic region of Herbaspirillum sp. DW155 contains the following coding sequences:
- a CDS encoding TetR/AcrR family transcriptional regulator has protein sequence MPRKRAAGYDNQRETIVEQAAALFARNGFVGTSMNEVALACGLSKASLYHYFADKHQLLMHICEDHIDRLCGLVDEVAQQELDPEPRLRLLIQRFVEEYRDAQNEHRVLTEDVRFLEPADQKRILNGERKVVKAVADAMCAVRPELDRSRMGKPLAMLLFGMINWMFMWFKPEGELTHERMAVVVSELLFGGIGAVSLDGAGKKKR, from the coding sequence ATGCCACGCAAGCGTGCAGCGGGATATGACAACCAGCGCGAGACCATCGTCGAACAGGCAGCGGCCCTGTTTGCGCGCAATGGTTTCGTGGGCACATCGATGAATGAAGTGGCGCTGGCCTGCGGCCTGTCCAAGGCCTCGCTGTATCACTACTTTGCCGACAAGCATCAGTTGCTGATGCACATCTGCGAGGACCACATCGACCGCCTGTGCGGCCTGGTCGATGAAGTCGCGCAGCAGGAGTTGGACCCCGAGCCGCGCTTGCGCCTGCTGATCCAGCGCTTCGTGGAGGAATACCGCGATGCCCAGAACGAGCATCGTGTACTGACCGAGGACGTGCGCTTTTTGGAACCGGCCGACCAGAAGCGCATCCTCAACGGCGAGCGCAAAGTGGTCAAGGCGGTGGCCGACGCGATGTGCGCGGTGCGGCCGGAACTGGACCGCAGCCGCATGGGCAAGCCGCTGGCCATGTTGTTGTTCGGCATGATCAACTGGATGTTCATGTGGTTCAAGCCCGAGGGCGAACTGACCCATGAACGCATGGCGGTGGTCGTGTCGGAGCTGCTGTTTGGCGGAATCGGCGCCGTGAGCCTGGACGGCGCGGGAAAGAAGAAACGATGA
- the paaZ gene encoding phenylacetic acid degradation bifunctional protein PaaZ has protein sequence MTTRPPLLQSFIAGRWLGATPSQALHSAVNGRPVASTHDEAIDFREALEHARKKGLPALMALDFQQRAAILKALAKYLMEHKETLYAVSAHTGATRTDSWIDIEGGAGTLFTYASIGTNEFPSSNLVHEGPALPLGKQGRFAGTHILVPRGGVAVHINAFNFPVWGMLEKFAPTFLAGMPCIVKPATATSYLAEAAVRLIQQSGLLPEGALQLVIGSTGDLLDRLQAQDVVTFTGSADTAARLRAHPNLIANSIPFNAEADSLNCAILGPDVTVHDEEFDLFVKEVAREMTTKAGQKCTAIRRAIVPRQHLDAVAEKLAARLSKIVTGDPALEAVRMGPLASLAQQRDVQERVALLKQSAELILGAEGSFQPQGEGVAEGAFFAPTLLLARDTSPGSPVHEVEAFGPVSTLMPYDDLDEALTLAARGRGSLVASLVTRSPAVAARAIPVAAAWHGRLLVLDREAAPESTGHGSPLPQLKHGGPGRAGGGEELGGSRAVKHYLQRTAVQGSPTMLAAVVGEHVRGAQVRESDIHPFRHYFEDLQIGDSLTTHRRTVTEADIVNFGCLSGDHFYMHFDEVAARQSPFGKRIAHGYFVLSAAAGLFVSPAPGPVLANYGLDTLRFVKPVGIGDTLSARLTCKRKIDRNKKDANGQGQGVVAWDVEVSNQEGELVASYDILTLVAKKPAA, from the coding sequence ATGACCACCCGACCACCCCTCCTCCAGAGTTTCATCGCCGGCCGCTGGCTCGGCGCAACCCCGTCCCAGGCGCTGCACAGCGCCGTCAATGGCCGCCCCGTCGCCAGCACCCACGATGAAGCCATCGATTTCCGCGAAGCGCTGGAACACGCCCGCAAGAAGGGTCTGCCCGCCCTGATGGCGCTGGACTTCCAGCAGCGCGCCGCGATCCTCAAGGCGCTGGCCAAGTACCTGATGGAACACAAGGAAACGCTCTACGCCGTCTCCGCCCACACGGGCGCGACCCGCACCGACAGCTGGATCGACATCGAAGGCGGCGCCGGCACCCTGTTCACCTATGCCAGCATCGGCACCAATGAATTCCCGTCCTCCAACCTGGTCCATGAAGGCCCGGCCCTGCCGCTGGGCAAGCAGGGCCGCTTTGCCGGCACCCACATCCTGGTACCGCGCGGTGGCGTGGCCGTGCACATCAATGCCTTCAACTTCCCGGTCTGGGGCATGCTGGAAAAATTCGCGCCGACCTTCCTGGCCGGCATGCCCTGCATCGTCAAGCCGGCCACTGCCACCAGTTACCTCGCCGAAGCTGCAGTGCGCCTGATCCAGCAATCGGGGCTCTTGCCCGAAGGCGCGCTGCAACTGGTCATCGGCAGCACCGGCGACCTGCTGGACCGGCTGCAGGCGCAGGACGTGGTGACCTTCACCGGCTCGGCCGATACGGCGGCCAGACTGCGCGCGCATCCCAACCTGATCGCCAATTCGATTCCCTTCAATGCCGAAGCCGATTCGCTGAACTGCGCCATCCTCGGTCCGGACGTGACGGTCCACGATGAAGAGTTCGATCTCTTCGTCAAGGAAGTGGCGCGCGAGATGACCACCAAGGCCGGCCAGAAATGCACGGCGATTCGTCGCGCCATCGTGCCGCGCCAGCATCTCGATGCGGTGGCCGAGAAACTGGCGGCGCGCCTGTCCAAGATCGTCACCGGCGATCCGGCGCTGGAAGCGGTGCGCATGGGCCCGCTGGCTTCGCTGGCGCAGCAGCGCGACGTGCAGGAGCGCGTGGCCCTGTTGAAGCAGAGTGCCGAACTGATCCTCGGCGCGGAGGGCAGCTTCCAGCCGCAAGGCGAGGGCGTGGCCGAGGGCGCGTTCTTCGCGCCCACGCTGCTGCTGGCGCGCGATACCTCCCCAGGCAGTCCGGTGCATGAAGTGGAAGCCTTCGGTCCGGTCAGCACGCTCATGCCTTACGACGATCTTGACGAAGCCTTGACCTTGGCCGCACGCGGACGCGGCAGCCTGGTGGCCAGCCTGGTCACGCGCAGCCCGGCGGTGGCGGCGCGCGCCATTCCGGTGGCGGCGGCCTGGCATGGCCGTCTGCTGGTACTGGATCGCGAAGCCGCACCGGAATCCACCGGCCACGGTTCGCCCCTGCCGCAGCTCAAGCATGGCGGTCCGGGCCGCGCTGGCGGCGGTGAGGAGCTGGGTGGTTCGCGCGCCGTGAAGCACTACCTGCAACGTACCGCCGTGCAAGGTTCGCCGACCATGCTGGCCGCGGTCGTCGGCGAGCACGTGCGGGGCGCGCAGGTGCGTGAGTCGGATATCCATCCCTTCCGTCACTACTTCGAGGATCTGCAGATCGGCGATTCGCTCACCACCCATCGCCGCACCGTCACCGAGGCCGATATCGTCAATTTCGGCTGCCTCTCGGGCGACCATTTCTACATGCACTTCGATGAGGTCGCGGCGCGCCAGTCGCCCTTCGGCAAGCGCATCGCGCATGGCTACTTCGTGCTCTCGGCGGCCGCCGGGCTGTTCGTCTCGCCTGCGCCCGGTCCGGTGCTGGCCAACTACGGGCTGGACACGCTGCGCTTCGTCAAGCCGGTGGGCATCGGCGACACCCTCTCTGCACGCCTGACCTGCAAGCGCAAGATCGACCGCAACAAGAAGGATGCCAATGGCCAGGGCCAGGGTGTGGTGGCCTGGGATGTGGAGGTCAGCAATCAGGAGGGCGAACTGGTGGCCTCCTACGACATCCTCACGCTGGTGGCCAAGAAACCGGCCGCGTGA
- a CDS encoding ABC transporter substrate-binding protein, with protein MQFARPLLALALAGCALAAHADINVGVTVSTTGPAASLGIPEKNTIALLPTTIAGQKINYIVLDDASDTTQAVKNARRFVTENNVDVIVGSSISPNSISMSEVAAEAQTPMISLAAAARIVEPMDAKKKWVFKTPQNDIMMSLAIAKDMVARGYQRIAFIGYANAYGEGWYEEFKKAAGLKKLELVANERFAPNDTSATAQALKLVAAKPDAILIAASGTPAVVPQRALKERGFKGQIYQTHGVANADFLRVGGKMLDGTLLPAGPVLVAAQLPLNNPIRKVALDYTTKYEAAHGKDSVSLFGGYAWDAGVLLQSAIPVALKRGKPGTPEFRAALRDALEATKEVTGVHGVYNMSATDHLGLDQRASVMVKIVDGAWQYQP; from the coding sequence ATGCAGTTCGCTCGCCCCCTGCTCGCGCTGGCCCTGGCCGGCTGCGCGCTCGCTGCACACGCCGACATCAACGTCGGCGTCACCGTGTCCACCACCGGCCCGGCCGCCTCGCTGGGCATCCCCGAGAAGAACACCATTGCGCTGCTGCCCACCACCATCGCCGGGCAGAAGATCAACTACATCGTCCTCGATGACGCCTCCGATACCACGCAGGCGGTCAAGAATGCGCGCCGCTTCGTCACCGAAAACAATGTGGATGTGATCGTGGGCTCGTCGATCAGCCCCAATTCCATCTCGATGAGCGAAGTGGCGGCCGAAGCGCAGACGCCGATGATCTCGCTGGCGGCGGCCGCGCGCATCGTCGAGCCCATGGATGCGAAGAAGAAGTGGGTCTTCAAGACCCCGCAGAACGACATCATGATGTCGCTGGCTATTGCCAAGGACATGGTGGCGCGCGGCTACCAGCGCATCGCCTTCATCGGTTATGCCAATGCCTACGGCGAAGGCTGGTATGAAGAATTCAAGAAGGCCGCCGGTCTCAAGAAACTGGAACTGGTCGCCAATGAGCGCTTCGCGCCCAACGATACTTCCGCTACCGCGCAAGCCCTGAAGCTGGTCGCGGCCAAGCCCGACGCCATCCTCATCGCCGCCTCCGGCACACCGGCCGTGGTGCCGCAACGCGCCTTGAAGGAACGCGGCTTCAAGGGCCAGATCTACCAGACCCACGGCGTGGCCAATGCCGACTTCCTGCGCGTGGGCGGCAAGATGCTCGACGGCACGCTGCTGCCTGCCGGTCCCGTTCTGGTGGCGGCGCAACTGCCGCTCAACAATCCCATCCGCAAGGTCGCGCTGGACTACACCACGAAGTACGAAGCCGCCCACGGCAAGGACAGCGTGTCGCTCTTCGGCGGCTATGCCTGGGATGCGGGCGTGCTGCTGCAGTCAGCCATTCCCGTGGCGTTGAAGCGCGGCAAGCCGGGCACGCCGGAATTCCGCGCGGCCCTGCGTGATGCGCTGGAAGCCACCAAGGAAGTCACGGGCGTGCATGGCGTCTACAACATGTCGGCCACCGATCATCTGGGTCTGGATCAGCGGGCTTCGGTGATGGTCAAGATCGTTGATGGCGCCTGGCAGTACCAGCCCTGA